Proteins encoded within one genomic window of Salmo trutta chromosome 11, fSalTru1.1, whole genome shotgun sequence:
- the LOC115202209 gene encoding heart- and neural crest derivatives-expressed protein 2 has translation MSLVGGFPHHPVMHHDGYSFAAAAAASRCHEENPYFHGWLISHPEMSPPDYSMAPSYSPDYSTGGPALDHAHYGGGIPGAGVAGIGMGPRPVKRRPTANRKERRRTQSINSAFSELRDCIPNVPADTKLSKIKTLRLATSYIAYLMDILDKDEQNGDAEAFKADFKKTEAKEERRKKEVNDVLKNTASSNDKKTKGRTGWPQHVWALELKQ, from the exons ATGAGTTTAGTTGGTGGATTCCCTCACCATCCGGTGATGCATCATGACGGCTACTCCTTCGCGGCAGCAGCAGCTGCGAGCCGCTGCCACGAAGAGAACCCCTACTTCCACGGTTGGCTGATAAGCCACCCGGAGATGTCTCCTCCAGACTACAGTATGGCGCCCTCGTACAGCCCCGACTACTCCACCGGGGGCCCGGCGTTAGACCACGCACACTACGGAGGTGGTATCCCCGGGGCTGGCGTCGCTGGGATCGGGATGGGACCTCGGCCGGTGAAACGGAGACCTACGGCAAACCGAAAGGAGAGGCGCAGGACTCAGAGCATCAACAGCGCCTTCTCGGAGCTCAGGGACTGCATTCCTAATGTTCCTGCGGATACTAAGCTGTCCAAAATAAAGACCCTCCGGCTGGCTACCAGTTATATCGCCTACCTCATGGACATTCTGGACAAGGACGAGCAGAACGGCGACGCAGAGGCCTTCAAAGCGGACTTCAAAAAGACAGAagcaaaggaggagaggagaaagaaagaagtG AATGACGTTTTGAAAAACACAGCGAGCAGCAATGACAAGAAAACCAAAGGAAGGACTGGTTGGCCGCAGCATGTCTGGGCTTTGGAACTCAAACAGTGA